Proteins encoded together in one Musa acuminata AAA Group cultivar baxijiao chromosome BXJ3-6, Cavendish_Baxijiao_AAA, whole genome shotgun sequence window:
- the LOC103987924 gene encoding wound-induced protein 1, whose translation MMRMLTGADYEETTAAAAFQFKPERVAAFGSTVVAEGSGPDADTAWVHAWTIAPDGIITQVREYFNTSLTITRVAADSASKSAASCSSSSSSGSAHGTPVWESSRPERAGKSFPGLVLAI comes from the coding sequence ATGATGCGCATGCTCACCGGCGCGGACTACGAGGAGacaaccgccgccgccgccttccaGTTCAAGCCCGAGCGAGTCGCCGCCTTCGGCTCCACCGTCGTCGCCGAGGGCAGCGGCCCCGACGCCGACACCGCGTGGGTCCACGCCTGGACCATCGCCCCGGATGGGATAATCACCCAGGTCCGCGAGTACTTCAACACCTCCCTCACCATCACCCGAGTCGCCGCCGACTCGGCCTCCAAATCCGCCGCTTcctgctcctcctcttcttcctccgggtCGGCTCACGGGACTCCCGTGTGGGAGAGCAGCCGCCCCGAGCGAGCCGGGAAGTCCTTTCCTGGCCTCGTCCTGGCTATCTAA
- the LOC135639751 gene encoding protein NRT1/ PTR FAMILY 2.7-like produces MRAAQSEQPRLGDPDEAQQVRTGGWITFPFILVSNLGLGLALSGATANLIVYLVEEYNVKSIDAAQIGNIVSGSTNLAPVVGAIVSDAFFGCYTVIVSSTIISLLAVVLLTLTAAVRSLQPPPCAFGSDACEAPTAGQMAFLFTAVALVAVGAGGSRFNILAMGGGQFDEVRDQVIFFNWYFIVLYVSAVVGSTVLVFVEDSVSWTLGYALCTVANAVAVVVLLLGTKYYRRPAAQGSPFTGMARVIVAAFKKWNVKVSQQNPSYYYGSGGDDDPNSDVPTQSLRFLNRAAWICHGNTRADGSIARPWSLCTVRQVEDLKAIVRVLPLWSASIFLSISIGIQLSLSVLQALTMDRSLGPHFSIPAGSMAVSSFAATTVSLFLLDRLLLPLWCRLAGRPSTPLQRIGLGQVINAAGMAASALVERRRAAVVHAHHAEGQPGWVVPMTALWLVLPLAVTGVGEALHFPSQVALYYQEFPRSLRSTATGMVAVLVAVGFYLSTAVVSLVRRATGWLPDNINGSKMENVYWLLTALTMVNFVYYLTCAMLYKYRSAPKEADGVAANEGGH; encoded by the exons ATGAGAGCGGCACAATCGGAGCAGCCTCGGCTCGGTGATCCCGATGAAGCACAGCAAGTTCGCACAGGGGGGTGGATCACCTTCCCCTTCATcttag TAAGCAATCTGGGGCTGGGGCTGGCTTTGTCGGGAGCAACAGCCAACCTCATCGTGTACTTAGTCGAGGAGTACAACGTGAAGAGCATCGACGCCGCCCAGATCGGGAACATCGTCAGCGGCAGCACCAACCTTGCACCCGTGGTCGGGGCTATCGTCTCAGATGCCTTCTTTGGTTGCTACACTGTTATTGTCTCCTCCACTATCATCTCCCTGCTG GCGGTGGTTCTGTTGACGCTGACCGCCGCCGTCCGGTCGCTGCAGCCACCGCCATGCGCATTCGGCTCCGACGCCTGCGAGGCGCCGACGGCGGGTCAGATGGCGTTCCTTTTCACGGCGGTGGCGCTGGTGGCCGTCGGGGCTGGCGGGTCGCGGTTCAACATTCTCGCCATGGGAGGAGGCCAGTTCGACGAGGTTCGGGACCAGGTCATTTTCTTCAACTGGTACTTCATCGTCCTCTACGTTTCGGCCGTGGTCGGCTCCACCGTCCTCGTCTTCGTGGAGGACAGCGTCAGCTGGACTCTGGGCTACGCACTGTGCACCGTCGCCAACGCCGTCGCCGtggtcgtcctcctcctcggtaCCAAGTACTACAGAAGGCCTGCCGCCCAAGGAAGCCCATTCACCGGCATGGCTCGAGTTATCGTTGCCGCCTTCAAGAAATGGAACGTGAAAGTGTCACAGCAGAACCCAAGTTATTACTACGGTTCAGGTGGGGATGACGATCCTAACAGTGATGTTCCGACTCAAAGCCTCAG GTTTCTGAACCGCGCTGCATGGATCTGCCATGGCAACACGCGGGCCGACGGCTCCATCGCCAGGCCATGGAGCCTCTGCACCGTCCGACAAGTGGAGGATCTCAAGGCCATCGTCCGCGTGCTCCCTCTCTGGAGCGCCTCCATCTTCCTCAGCATCTCCATCGGCATCCAACTCAGCCTCAGCGTGCTGCAAGCCCTCACCATGGACCGATCTCTGGGCCCCCACTTCTCCATCCCCGCCGGCTCCATGGCCGTCTCCTCCTTCGCCGCCACCACGGTATCTCTCTTCCTCCTCGaccgcctcctcctccccctctggTGCCGGCTCGCCGGCCGCCCCTCGACCCCGCTCCAGCGCATCGGCCTCGGCCAAGTCATCAACGCGGCCGGCATGGCCGCGTCGGCTCTGGTGGAGCGGCGGCGCGCGGCCGTCGTGCACGCGCACCACGCGGAGGGCCAGCCCGGGTGGGTCGTGCCGATGACAGCGCTCTGGCTGGTGCTGCCGCTGGCGGTGACCGGGGTGGGGGAGGCGCTGCACTTCCCAAGCCAGGTGGCGCTGTACTATCAGGAGTTCCCGCGGTCGCTGCGGAGCACGGCGACGGGGATGGTCGCCGTGCTCGTCGCGGTCGGCTTCTACCTCAGCACCGCCGTCGTATCCTTGGTTCGACGGGCCACGGGGTGGCTGCCGGACAACATAAACGGCTCCAAGATGGAGAACGTGTATTGGCTGCTGACAGCGTTGACAATGGTCAACTTCGTGTACTACTTAACGTGTGCAATGCTCTACAAGTATCGAAGTGCTCCCAAGGAGGCAGATGGTGTCGCTGCAAATGAAGGAGGTCACTGA
- the LOC135641225 gene encoding mitochondrial import inner membrane translocase subunit TIM23-2-like, with amino-acid sequence MSGSVSADSSDAGSGGGGDDGRRRTHQLYNPYESFNNPYSFPMYQRIYDLPTSPEFLFQEEAALRRRSWGHNLSFCAGVGYLSGAALGAARGSLSGIRAAEPGESLKIRVNRVLNASGHAGRQLGNSAGVLGLIFAGLESGIAAATGDEGVVSTVVAGLGTGAVFKAASGPRSAAVAGAIGGLAAGFAVAGKQVVKRYVPI; translated from the coding sequence ATGTCGGGTTCCGTCTCTGCTGATTCGTCGGACGCCGGTAGCGGCGGAGGCGGCGATGACGGAAGGCGGCGGACCCACCAGCTCTACAATCCCTATGAGTCCTTCAACAACCCCTACTCCTTCCCCATGTACCAGCGCATCTACGACCTCCCCACCTCGCCCGAGTTCCTCTTCCAGGAGGAGGCCGCCCTCCGCCGCCGCTCCTGGGGCCACAACCTCAGCTTCTGCGCCGGCGTCGGATACCTCTCCGGCGCTGCCCTCGGCGCTGCTCGCGGCTCCCTCTCTGGTATCCGCGCCGCTGAGCCCGGCGAGTCGCTCAAGATCCGCGTCAACCGGGTGCTCAACGCGTCCGGGCATGCCGGTCGCCAGCTGGGGAACTCCGCGGGAGTGCTGGGCCTGATCTTCGCGGGGCTCGAGAGCGGTATCGCCGCCGCCACGGGGGACGAGGGGGTCGTCAGCACGGTGGTGGCGGGGCTGGGCACCGGGGCGGTGTTCAAGGCTGCGTCCGGACCGAGGTCTGCCGCGGTCGCCGGGGCGATCGGAGGGCTGGCGGCGGGATTCGCCGTCGCCGGGAAGCAAGTGGTGAAGAGATATGTCCCAATATGA
- the LOC103988436 gene encoding adenine/guanine permease AZG1-like, with amino-acid sequence MDSTAESPPSASGVTATSIAGRGSRLGRLNAAVAKSWVGRRFKLAERGTTFTTELRAGTATFLTMAYILAVNASILSDSGATCSVDDCLRPSPSCSFPPVDPGYDACVDRARRDLIVATAASSIVGSFIMGAFANLPLALAPGMGTNAYFAYTVVGFHGSGDLPYRTALAAVFLEGLLFLLISALGFRARLAKLVPRPVRISSSAGIGLFLAFIGLQNNEGVGLVGYSSSTLVTLAACPRKYRAYLAPVQTFDNGTVALIPGGAVSGDVLCLHGRMESPTFWLAVVGFLIIAFCLIKNIKGAMIYGIVFVTAVSWFRHTSVTAFPNTPAGSDAYRYFKKVVDVHRIESTAGALSFKGIGTGRFWEALVTFLYVDVLDTTGTLYSMARFAGYVDANGDFEGQYFAFMSDAVAIVVGSLLGTSPVTAFIESSTGIKEGGRTGMTALTVAVYFLLAFFFTPLLASIPAWAVGPPLVLVGVLMMKAVTEIEWEDMKEAIPAFMTILLMPLTYSIAYGLIGGIGTYIVLNAWDWAYASWTHYVLANKSLPLAAAANADSGDGNGKHNVNDNTV; translated from the coding sequence ATGGATTCGACGGCGGAATCTCCGCCGTCAGCGTCCGGTGTGACGGCGACTTCGATAGCGGGAAGGGGATCACGACTCGGCCGGCTTAACGCAGCGGTGGCTAAGTCGTGGGTGGGCCGACGGTTCAAGCTGGCGGAGCGCGGCACCACCTTCACAACCGAACTGCGCGCCGGAACCGCTACCTTCCTGACCATGGCGTACATCCTCGCCGTGAACGCCTCGATCCTCTCCGACTCCGGCGCCACATGCTCCGTCGACGATTGCCTCCGCCCCTCCCCCTCCTGCAGCTTCCCGCCGGTGGACCCGGGCTACGACGCCTGCGTTGACCGCGCTCGCCGCGACCTCATTGTGGCCACCGCCGCGTCGTCCATCGTCGGGTCATTTATCATGGGTGCCTTCGCCAACCTGCCGTTGGCTCTGGCTCCCGGCATGGGCACCAACGCGTACTTCGCCTACACCGTGGTCGGCTTCCACGGTTCCGGCGACCTCCCGTATCGCACCGCCCTCGCCGCCGTCTTCCTCGAGGGCCTCCTTTTTCTGCTCATCTCGGCCCTCGGCTTCCGCGCCCGCCTCGCCAAGCTCGTGCCCCGCCCAGTCCGTATCTCCTCCTCCGCTGGCATCGGGCTCTTCCTCGCCTTCATCGGCCTCCAGAACAACGAGGGCGTGGGCCTCGTCGGCTACAGTTCCTCCACGCTCGTCACCCTCGCCGCCTGCCCCCGCAAGTATCGCGCCTACCTTGCGCCCGTCCAAACCTTCGACAACGGCACCGTGGCCCTCATCCCAGGCGGCGCCGTCTCCGGCGACGTCCTCTGCCTGCACGGCCGCATGGAGTCCCCCACCTTCTGGCTCGCCGTCGTGGGGTTCCTCATCATCGCTTTCTGCCTCATCAAGAACATCAAGGGCGCCATGATCTACGGCATCGTCTTCGTCACCGCCGTCTCCTGGTTCCGCCACACCTCTGTCACCGCCTTCCCGAACACCCCCGCCGGGAGCGACGCCTACCGCTACTTCAAGAAAGTGGTGGACGTCCACCGCATCGAGTCCACAGCAGGCGCGCTCAGCTTCAAGGGCATCGGCACCGGCCGATTCTGGGAGGCGCTCGTCACCTTCCTCTACGTGGACGTGCTTGACACCACGGGCACGCTCTACTCCATGGCGCGCTTCGCGGGCTACGTGGACGCCAACGGGGACTTCGAGGGGCAGTACTTCGCCTTCATGTCGGACGCGGTCGCCATCGTGGTGGGCTCGCTGCTGGGCACGTCGCCCGTCACGGCGTTCATCGAGTCGTCGACGGGGATCAAGGAGGGGGGCAGGACCGGGATGACAGCGCTCACGGTGGCGGTCTACTTCCTGCTCGCCTTCTTCTTCACGCCGTTGCTGGCATCGATTCCGGCGTGGGCGGTCGGCCCGCCGCTAGTGCTGGTGGGGGTGCTCATGATGAAGGCCGTGACGGAGATCGAGTGGGAGGACATGAAGGAGGCCATCCCGGCCTTCATGACCATCCTCCTCATGCCCCTCACCTACTCAATCGCCTACGGCCTCATCGGCGGCATCGGCACCTACATCGTCCTCAATGCCTGGGACTGGGCCTACGCCTCATGGACTCACTACGTCCTCGCCAACAAGAGCTTACCGTTGGCTGCGGCAGCCAATGCTGACAGTGGCGACGGCAATGGCAAGCATAACGTGAATGATAATACTGTATAG
- the LOC103987927 gene encoding CBL-interacting protein kinase 18-like, with product MERQNRESVLMQRYEVGRLLGKGTFAKVYYARNVRTSQSVAVKVIDKEKVLKVGLIDQIKREISVMRLVKHPNVVQLYEVMATKSKIYFVLEYVKGGELFNKIAKGRLKEDVARKYFQQLISAIDFCHSRGVYHRDLKPENLLLDENGNLKVSDFGLSALAESKQQDGLLHTTCGTPAYVAPEVIGRKGYDGAKADTWSCGIILFVLMAGHLPFHNSNLMEMYRKIGRADFKCPIWFSSDVRRLLVRILDPNPNSRISFAKIMETPWFRKRLDDKLFKNSKETKETDPSHVDEELSSSGSNMAEAKQETGKLATLNAFDLISLSAGFDISGLFEETDHRREARFTSDHPASVIISKLEEIAKLLKLKVKKKDQGVLKMEGSKSGRSGVLAIDAEIFEVTPELHLVEIKKTDGDTWEYEKLWKQDIRPALKDIVWMDMARKYDSSRHHFDLSCIMNPQASSELAD from the exons ATGGAAAGGCAAAATAGAGAAAGTGTGTTGATGCAGAGGTATGAAGTCGGGAGATTGCTAGGGAAAGGAACTTTTGCCAAAGTTTATTATGCTAGGAATGTGAGAACTTCCCAGAGTGTTGCTGTTAAAGTCATAGACAAAGAGAAGGTCTTGAAGGTTGGGCTTATCGATCAGATAAAGCGAGAGATTTCTGTAATGAGATTGGTGAAACACCCAAATGTTGTGCAGCTTTATGAGGTCATGGCTACCAAATCTAAGATATACTTTGTCCTGGAATATGTAAAAGGTGGTGAACTTTTTAACAAGATTGCAAAAGGAAGGCTCAAAGAAGACGTTGCACGGAAATATTTCCAACAGCTGATCAGTGCCATCGACTTCTGCCACAGCAGAGGTGTCTATCACCGTGATCTAAAGCCTGAAAACCTTTTGCTTGACGAAAATGGAAATTTAAAGGTTTCAGATTTTGGCTTAAGCGCTCTTGCTGAGTCCAAACAGCAGGATGGCTTGCTCCATACGACTTGTGGTACTCCAGCATATGTTGCTCCTGAGGTGATTGGCAGAAAAGGATATGATGGTGCAAAGGCTGATACCTGGTCTTGTGGGATCATTCTGTTTGTTCTGATGGCTGGTCATCTCCCTTTTCATAATTCGAATCTGATGGAGATGTATAGGAAAATTGGGAGAGCCGATTTTAAATGCCCCATTTGGTTCTCATCCGATGTTAGAAGACTCCTTGTACGAATTCTTGACCCAAATCCTAATAGTAGGATCTCATTTGCAAAGATTATGGAAACTCCTTGGTTTAGAAAGAGACTTGATGACAAACTATTTAAGAACTCCAAGGAAACAAAGGAAACTGATCCTTCTCATGTTGATGAAGAGTTAAGTTCCTCTGGTAGCAACATGGCTGAGGCAAAACAGGAGACGGGAAAACTTGCTACGTTAAATGCTTTTGACCTCATCTCTCTTTCAGCAGGATTTGATATTTCAGGTTTGTTCGAGGAGACTGACCACAGGAGAGAAGCAAGGTTTACGTCTGATCACCCAGCGTCTGTTATTATCTCAAAGCTGGAGGAGATTGCCAAGCTCTTGAAGTTaaaagtgaagaagaaggatcaaGGGGTACTGAAAATGGAAGGATCAAAATCAGGGCGAAGTGGCGTTTTGGCCATTGATGCTGAGATCTTTGAGGTTACTCCTGAACTTCATCTGGTGGAGATCAAGAAGACCGACGGGGATACTTGGGAGTATGAGAAGCTGTGGAAACAGGACATTAGACCGGCCCTGAAAGACATTGTTTGGATGGACATGGCAAG GAAATATGACAGTAGTCGTCACCACTTTGATTTGTCCTGCATCATGAACCCGCAAGCTAGCTCTGAATTGGCTGATTGA